In Pelotomaculum isophthalicicum JI, the sequence TAGTAGGCAAAAAGGTTACAGTAGAGTATGATGCTGAGAGGGTAGATCTTGTTGCCGCTCAGTTTCCCTATCGGGAAATGAATAGTTTTTTCTTGCCAAAGGGGGCGGTAATCTGAGACAATAATTGACGTGTGCAGCCGGAGGTTGCGCCGACAATCATTATGTCAGGAGCAGCG encodes:
- a CDS encoding cation transporter, which gives rise to MSKEVKTLNVEGMSCSHCEHSVKKSVGALAGVDSVAVDLVGKKVTVEYDAERVDLVAAQFPYREMNSFFLPKGAVI